The Peribacillus simplex genome contains the following window.
ATGTTTCCCCATCTCCAATGCTTCCAGTTTCCTGATTCGCTTCACGTCCTGAAACTGATCTATGCTCGACTGTCAATTCTTCGTGTTCAACAGGGACATTAATCGTTTTATGCTGTTCATTGACTTCTTTATTAATGACCACTTCGCCTGTCTGAACTCTTTCTTTGTCAATGTTCAGCTGTTCTTCCCTGAGTCGAAGCGTCCTTTCATCTTCAGGCAATTCACGGCCTTGCCCGTTCACTCCATATACATCTTCTTTATTTAATGCATCGGCTTTTTCGGTACCGTTGTAAAGAGGGTTGGCAGAGTTTGTATCCAGCCTTGTACGGGCAGTGTCCGTTGTTCCAGTCGTGAATTTATCCCTTGCCGTTCCAAGGCGGCCTTCACTTTCATCGACAAGAACCAGGACTTTTCCGTTTTCTACATCAAAGACATGTTCAGCAGCTTCACTATTCGAAAGACCTGCGTTCGCCAATCTTGTTGAAAGGTCTGCCGTATCTTCCGGCATGAAGAAGCGTGCCACCTTGTCCATAAATGATTCGTCGTTAGGAACATTCGTCATTGTATGAACATCAGTTTCGCGTTGATGGTTCGTAAAATCCAATGTTTCTGCCTTGTCTGCGACGACCGTAATATCGTCACCTTCAAACCCCTTGGCCTTTAGTATATTGATTGCTTGGATCACTTCTGCATTTGATTCATATACTCCATATACTGTTTTATTCATTTAATATTCCTCCTTAGGTTTTGTTGACTGGTTTAGTGGATGCTATATATAAACTCTACCCCCCATATACCTAAGTAAACGAGAAATCAATATTTCATTTATGTTATATCATTTACATTTTGTTCTCAGCATAGAACATTTTTTCAAATAAAATCCAGGTTTTACAAAGGTTTCCCCATTTTTTAAAATGTAATGTTTAACCAAATTCTGCTATGTCACTATTTTCATATACCACTTTGAAAGCTTTATAGATCAGCTGCCTCCATAAGCAGGTCCACAATATGGACCGCTTTCGTACATGCCCCCAAATTTTCCCTCTCGATCCCCAATTGCATTTGTAACAGACAGCCAGGGTTTGCCGTGACAACAATATCGGCTTTTGTCGATTTAGCGTGCACCATTTTAGAGTCGAGAATATTCATGGACATCTCTGATTCAACAATATTATAAATCCCTGCCGAGCCGCAGCAGCGATCCGCATCCTTCATTTCCCTGAAATCGATTCCTTCTATCGATTGAAGGAGAATTCGCGGAGCCAAAGAGGTATTCATCACATTCCTTAAGTGACAGGAATCCTGAAAAGTTACTGATTGATCTGGCAGTTTCAGTCGAACTTTTTCCTGAAAACGCAAATCAACAAGGATCTCGCTGATATCTTTCAGCTTATTTTTAAATGCCATTGCCCGGTCATGCCATTCGGGTTCATCTTGGAGCAAGTGATCATAATCTATGAGAAAAGCTCCACAGCCGCCGGCATTCGTAATAATATAATCCACTTCGTCCGTTTCAAAAGCTTCAATATTACGCTTGGCCAGTTGCTTTGCCCCCTCTTTTTCACCACTGTGCCCATGAAGCGCCCCGCAACAGGCCTGTGATTTCGGAATCACGATTTCACATCCAGCCAGCTGAAGAAGCTTTAGTGTGGCCTTGTTCGTTTCCAAAAACATTGTATCCATCAAACAGCCGGAAAAGAAAGCCACCTTTTTGAGTGCAGTTCCGATTGCAGGCAGCTCAGTTGGCCTATTTTTCATCGCTGATTTTTTCGGGACTTTTGGCAGCACTTTTTCCATGGTAGCCAAATTATCTGGAAGCATGTTCAGGACCCCCATTTTACGAGCCAGGTATTGCAGGCCTGATCTCTGATAGAAGCCAAGCAATCCCGTCATGGCTTGCATTCGCTCCTGATGCGGGAATAATCCACTAAAAACGGCTTTACGAATCGTTTTTACAGGGAGACTGTGTTTTTTATTCTGATGGATGATATCCCTTGCTTCTTCAAGAAGATGTCCATATTTCACTCCAGATGGACAGACAGGCTCACAAGCCCTGCAGCCGAGGCAAAGACTCAAAGAACGCTCTACATCCCTATCCGGCCCAATCACACCATCCGCAACCGCTTTCATAATTGCAATCCTGCCCCTTGGTGAATGGGATTCCTTCAACCCCGATTCAATGTATGTCGGACAATGGGGTAAGCAAAAGCCGCAGCGCATGCAATTCAACAATTCATCTTCATCCATTTTTTCCGCGAATTGAATGGCAATGGTCTCCCTTTCCTGAGCCGTCGTCATGAAGATACCACCACCCTTTTCCTGCTTTCCTTGGCAAATACTTTACCGGGATTCATGATGTTATTGGGATCGAAAGCTTGTTTAATCGCTCTCATGGCGGCAATCCCTTCTTTCTTCAGCTTCCATTCAAGATAAGGTGCCTTCATCGCTCCCACACCATGTTC
Protein-coding sequences here:
- a CDS encoding YsnF/AvaK domain-containing protein; this encodes MNKTVYGVYESNAEVIQAINILKAKGFEGDDITVVADKAETLDFTNHQRETDVHTMTNVPNDESFMDKVARFFMPEDTADLSTRLANAGLSNSEAAEHVFDVENGKVLVLVDESEGRLGTARDKFTTGTTDTARTRLDTNSANPLYNGTEKADALNKEDVYGVNGQGRELPEDERTLRLREEQLNIDKERVQTGEVVINKEVNEQHKTINVPVEHEELTVEHRSVSGREANQETGSIGDGETLRIPVVEEKLEVSKKPVVTDEIVIKKHAVQETEQVQDTLKKEDIQLDSTDESVVNEKKATERKIDRF
- a CDS encoding (Fe-S)-binding protein, whose protein sequence is MTTAQERETIAIQFAEKMDEDELLNCMRCGFCLPHCPTYIESGLKESHSPRGRIAIMKAVADGVIGPDRDVERSLSLCLGCRACEPVCPSGVKYGHLLEEARDIIHQNKKHSLPVKTIRKAVFSGLFPHQERMQAMTGLLGFYQRSGLQYLARKMGVLNMLPDNLATMEKVLPKVPKKSAMKNRPTELPAIGTALKKVAFFSGCLMDTMFLETNKATLKLLQLAGCEIVIPKSQACCGALHGHSGEKEGAKQLAKRNIEAFETDEVDYIITNAGGCGAFLIDYDHLLQDEPEWHDRAMAFKNKLKDISEILVDLRFQEKVRLKLPDQSVTFQDSCHLRNVMNTSLAPRILLQSIEGIDFREMKDADRCCGSAGIYNIVESEMSMNILDSKMVHAKSTKADIVVTANPGCLLQMQLGIERENLGACTKAVHIVDLLMEAADL